Below is a window of Candidatus Hydrogenedens sp. DNA.
TACGCCAGGAGCACCTTCAGGAGGTTTTTCCGTTGTTTCACTGGTAGTTTCTGTTGTAGATGTGCTTATTTCTGTTCCTTCACTTACTTTTTCTTCGACTTCTTCAGAACTATCAAAATTTATCTTTGCACTGACAGAAACGGTTCCCCGAACTCCTAATTCCCGTAATTTATTCATTACTTTCATCTCTCGCTGTTTCTCCCATTCGGTCAATAACTCCAATTTGGAACTTGCAAGAGAAGCAAAACCTGCCTGTGGAGGTAAATATAACACATCTCCTTTGGTGCTAACTACTGTAATATTTCCAGGGTGAAGATTGGCTCCACCGGCATGGTCTACAATACTAACTATAGCCTTCACTTCCTGTTTTGTAAGAGGTCTATTAATATCAAGCGTAACCGCTGCTTCTGAGGGTTTTTGTTCGGAAACAAATAATTCTTCCTTCGCTTCTCGAATAAGAACATAACTATTGTTCACAAAATCAAAAGCATTTAATTGTTTTTGTATTTCTCCTTGAAGAGCCCTCATAAATTTTACATTCTGCAACCACTGATTGGTCATCAGTTCCGTTGTGGAAAATAATTCCCATCCCGGAGGAACAGGTCTACCCACAGGCAAATCACTTTCTGCCAGCAATAACTGTGCTTTACTTCGTTGATTTATTGGGACCAAAACACTTGTATTGTTATCCCCTAACTGATATTGAATTCCCTGACGGGATAATATATCTGTTATTTTGGATACTTCTTGCGGAGAAAGTCCTGCAGACAAAATTGTATATTGAGGTTGGGTTCCAATAAATATAATTAATAACAAACCTAAAAAAACTATAAAAAAAGAAACCCCAATAATAACTTTAGCACTAAGCGTTAACTTAGCCCAGAATTCTCTTATTCCATTTATGAATTGTAAAATTGTTTCCATAAATACACTATATATTTTCTTTTATTTTTCATCATCATATTGTATATATTTTAATTAAACACAACAGACAAAACCAAACTAATAGACTATTTCTATTTATATAATACAATATATAGTGTATTATGTCAAGATTTTTCGACAAAATTTTAGGAAAAATTATTCAATTTTTACCTCCGCCATTTCCTGGATTTGATGGTTCAAATCACAGGGTATTTGACTTTATGTCAAATACTAAATTTGCATTCGCATTATCTCTTCATACGCCGTTATTACTTTATTTCGAACTGCCATCAGGGTTTGAAAGGCAGTATCTGCCCGTTGAACCGCCACCATTACTTCACTCACATCTTTTATCTCACCCGAAACTAATTTTTTTATTGTTGTATCTGCTTCATCTTGTAATTTCTGAACCTCAGACACAGCATCAACCAATATATCCTTAAAGGAGGTTTTGCTTTCAACCGGTGTAGTCTTAACAGGACTTACCGAGGGTATATCTACTTTAGGTTTTATTGGCCCTATATTGTGAATTGAATCAATGTTATCCACGGGGTATCACCTCTTTATTATTTCCTTAAACTTTTTCTTATATGTATCATATCATTATTTTATCATAAAAAAATCTTTTAATACTCATCTTTGCAAAATTTCCAATGCTCTTTGTCGTATTTGCCGATTTGCTACGAAAACCGCAATATTGGCTTCATAGGCTCGTTGAGCAGAAACAAGGTCTGCCATTTCATTTGCAAGTTGCACATTAGGATATTTTACAATGCCTTGCTCATTGGCATCCGGATGTTCAGGTTCATATACTTCTTTGAATGGTGACATATCATAAATTACGGATTTAACTTTTACCCCTGCTTGTTTTGATGACACATTCTTGCCCAATTCATATCCTTTTAAAAGAACCATTTGACGGCGGAAGGGACCTCCTCCTTTTTCTGTTCGGGTGGTCTCCGCATTAGCAATATTATTTGCGATAATATTCATTCTCAGCCGTTGAGCCCGTATCCCACTAAGGGCTATATCCCATGCTGAAATTCCTTCTACTTGCATAATGCTATCTCTTCAAATCATTAATAATGGTTGTTAATTGACTGAATTTCTTGGCTAATAATGCCGCATAAACGGTGGCTTTTCCTGTATTTTCTGTCAGTTTTGCAATCTGTTCATCAATATCCACCGAATTAAAATCGTTTTTTAATACATTCCTTCTTTTTTCTACGACTACTCCTTCTTTCTCTATCTGGATATGGCGAGGGTGGTTCGTGCGGAGAACGATACCCCCTCGCCCTTGCAATACGGCGTTGAGAGATTTCTGAAAATCCAATTCCCTTTGTGTGTATCCAGGCGTATCCGCATTGGCTATATTATTAGCAATATACCGATGATTAATTTCTGCTACTTTCATTGCAGAAATTAACATCGTTTCAGCACTTATTTTTCCTATTCCATTGACCATTTATCGTAACCATTTTTAGATTTTGGTTCTTTATTTAGCAAATGATATGCCACATGAATAAACTTTTGTATCTATCAAGAAAACAAGCACTTAACCCATTTTGCTTTTTTTGTATGCTTGAAAACAAAGATATTTTTTCCCCTTTCAAAGGAAATTTTTTCTTTTTAAGAGCCCAATAAAATATAAAGAGATATTTTTTATAAAGGTTTATAAATTAGGGAACAAGTTGGAGGACCCCCAGGGAGGGAATATTTTTTATTAAGAAGTGTGAACCCATTTTTTTCATAAAAGATAATATTTTTTTCCTTATGCGTAATCACATAAGCAGGAACTTTGTCCCGATTAGCACAGGAAATTAAATGTTGAACTAAAGCACTTCCAATTCCTTTTCCCTGTGCGGAAGGGTGTACTCCCAGAATATCCAAAATCCATGTAGGCTCTTTTACCTCACTTCGGGTTCTACTTTGATTATCCCAATAAGCACGCAAAGGTCGCCAAAAATTTCGGAATATTAATTTAGGCACAGCCCGAAAAAATCCTGCTTTTATAATATAGTGGAAAGGGATATGTGGATAGAGAGACGGGGGGATACAACCCGCAACACCTTGAACATCTTCATCAACAAAAACGGAATTAAATGTCATTAAAAGTCGAAGCCAACGCTCGTATGTCCATGTTATAAATTCCTTACGGAATTTTTCCTCAGGGAACATATAACAAACCAACCCATCATCATAAAAAGCATGGACTAAAGATTCTACTGCTTTCTCTATATCCGCTTCACGAATTTCTCGGATATGCACCACAGAAACTTTTTTATCCTTACATTATTTATCTATAAAAGTTTAATTTTTTATCGGTCTGTATGTCGGCGGTCAATAAAATAGATACTCTTCCCGTTGACAGGTTGGGCTTTTTGTCGGACCTGTGCCAGCACCTCAAACATTTTCTTTGCATTTCGGAAAGGACGGAAC
It encodes the following:
- the flgB gene encoding flagellar basal body rod protein FlgB, whose amino-acid sequence is MVNGIGKISAETMLISAMKVAEINHRYIANNIANADTPGYTQRELDFQKSLNAVLQGRGGIVLRTNHPRHIQIEKEGVVVEKRRNVLKNDFNSVDIDEQIAKLTENTGKATVYAALLAKKFSQLTTIINDLKR
- the fliE gene encoding flagellar hook-basal body complex protein FliE, which codes for MDNIDSIHNIGPIKPKVDIPSVSPVKTTPVESKTSFKDILVDAVSEVQKLQDEADTTIKKLVSGEIKDVSEVMVAVQRADTAFQTLMAVRNKVITAYEEIMRMQI
- a CDS encoding GNAT family N-acetyltransferase — its product is MVHIREIREADIEKAVESLVHAFYDDGLVCYMFPEEKFRKEFITWTYERWLRLLMTFNSVFVDEDVQGVAGCIPPSLYPHIPFHYIIKAGFFRAVPKLIFRNFWRPLRAYWDNQSRTRSEVKEPTWILDILGVHPSAQGKGIGSALVQHLISCANRDKVPAYVITHKEKNIIFYEKNGFTLLNKKYSLPGGPPTCSLIYKPL
- the fliF gene encoding flagellar basal-body MS-ring/collar protein FliF; its protein translation is METILQFINGIREFWAKLTLSAKVIIGVSFFIVFLGLLLIIFIGTQPQYTILSAGLSPQEVSKITDILSRQGIQYQLGDNNTSVLVPINQRSKAQLLLAESDLPVGRPVPPGWELFSTTELMTNQWLQNVKFMRALQGEIQKQLNAFDFVNNSYVLIREAKEELFVSEQKPSEAAVTLDINRPLTKQEVKAIVSIVDHAGGANLHPGNITVVSTKGDVLYLPPQAGFASLASSKLELLTEWEKQREMKVMNKLRELGVRGTVSVSAKINFDSSEEVEEKVSEGTEISTSTTETTSETTEKPPEGAPGVVANVPEATVPGATSSKETTTEEISNYEPSRLTRKKKKEGGDVEKFLVTVIVEGDYQETQDEQGNKKRNYIGLSEERKKMFKDFVMSAVGEGEVPTEVLVYDQPFGISELETGIPKTEEIPFQWRTWITPITIIIQLLVIFAVFLLLRSFLRSTVVEKKEVEEEMEPIELPGVSKEDLRRQEVAREVARVSIEEPETAAALIRSWLTEGEE
- the flgC gene encoding flagellar basal body rod protein FlgC; its protein translation is MQVEGISAWDIALSGIRAQRLRMNIIANNIANAETTRTEKGGGPFRRQMVLLKGYELGKNVSSKQAGVKVKSVIYDMSPFKEVYEPEHPDANEQGIVKYPNVQLANEMADLVSAQRAYEANIAVFVANRQIRQRALEILQR